The Jiangella alba genome includes the window ATCTTCGTCTCCAACCACCGTGTCAAGGAGGGCCGACTCGAGGAACTGTGCCGGCTCTGCCGCGAGTACGCCGACTTCGTCGAGGCGAACGAACCGCGTGCCATGGGGTTCCGGCTGTCCATCGACGACGACGGGCCGCGGCTGAGCCACATCATCGTCCAGCCCGATGCCGCGGCGATGGACGAGCACCTGAAGATGGCGCACGAGCGCATCGGCGCCGCCCTCGAACTCGTCGACACCACCAGCGTCGAGGTGTACGGCCAGCCGGGCCCGCTGCTGGCCGAGGCGCTGCGGCACAATGCCGACATGGGCGTCCCCGTGGCCATCGCGTCGGAGCGGCTCGGCGGGTTCGCCCGGCCGGTCGCCGCCTGACGGCAGGCTGGGAGCGAGCATGCCGGTCCGGCGCAGCGCGGAGGCACGGCTGGAGCTGCGCGCGTCGCTGCTCGATCACGCCCGCAGGCTGATCGAGCGCGACGGCGCCGCCGCCCTGACCATGCGGGCGCTGGCGGCCGAGGCCGGATGTGCCGTCGGGCTGCCATACAAGGTGTTCGGCGGGCGCGAGGACATCGCGGCGGAGCTGGTGGGCACGGAGTTCCGGCGGCTGCGTCACGAGTTCGACGCCTGGGTGGCGACGGCCGGCACCGGTACGGTCGGCGAGAACCTGGCTCGCTATGCCCGCCTCTTCATCGAGGCGGACACACCGGTGTTCCGGCTGGTCGGCGAGGGTGGCGACACGGCGTTCGACTCCGCCGTCGGCACCGTGGCCGAGTCGTCCGGCCTGCTCGAGTCGTTCGGCAGCACGGTCGCCGACTACCTGGCGGCGGAGAAGCGGCTGGGCAGGGTCGCCGCCGACGTCGACGAGCACGCCTTCGGCTTCGTCGTCACCGGCGCCGTCCACAACCTCGCCTCGGCGGGCGACGGCTACCCGCGGCCCGCCCTCGACACCATCGAGCGGTACCTCCACGCCGTGGCGGCTCGCATCGTCACGTAGCGGGTGTTGTATATGAGGGCAGTCGCCGTTCGTCGTCATGGTGAGGGCGGCACCGGGCCGCCCGCGACGACCCTCGAAGGGGGACCGAGATGCAGTACCTGCTGCTGATCTACAGCGAGCCGGCCACCGAGGCGCCGGCCCAGAGTCAGATCGACGCCGAGATGGCCGAGTGGTTCGCGTACGACGAGGCCATCCGCAAGTCCGGCGTCTATGTCGACGGCAACGCGCTCGAGCCGACGACCACGGCCACCACGCTGCGGCTGAAGGACGGCGAGCGGGTGGTCACCGACGGGCCGTTCGCGGAGACCCGCGAGGTGCTCGGCGGCTATTACCTGGTCGACGTGCCCGATCTCGACACCGCGCTCGACTGGGCCGCCAAGTGCCCCGGGTCGCGGTACGGCTCCATGGAGATCCGCCCGATCACGGTGTTCGACCAGGGCTGACGGTGAACGGGTGGGCGGCCGACCCCGCCGAGGCGGTCTTCCGCGAGGAGTGGGGCCGGCTGCTCGCCACGCTCGTCCGCTGGGTCGGCGACTTCGACCTGGCCGAGGAGGTCGCGGCTGACGCCATCGCGGCGGCGGTCGAGCGCTGGCCGGTCGACGGCGTGCCGGACCGGCCGGGTGCGTGGTTGCTGACGACGGCGCGGCGGCGGGCGGTCGATGTCCTGCGGCGGCGGCAGAACTACGCGGCCAAGCTGGCGGTGCTGAAGGTCGAGGCCGAGCGCGACGAGCTGGCCCGGCTCTCGGAACCGGCCGACGACGCCGGGCCCGACGTCATCGGCGACGACCGGCTGCGGCTGTTCTTCACCTGCTGCCATCCCGCGCTGGCCGTCGAGGCGCGGGTCGCGTTGACGCTGCGCTACCTCGCCGGGCTGTCGACGGCACAGGTGGCGCGGGCGTTCCTGGTGCCCGAGGGGACCATGGCGCAGCGGCTGGTGCGGGCGAAGCAGAAGATCGGCGCGGCCGGCATCCCGTACCGCGTGCCGTCGGCGACCGAGCTGCCCGGGCGCCTCCCCGCCGTGCTCAGCGTCGTGTACGTCGTGTTCACCGAGGCGTACACGGCCAGCAACGGCGCCGCGCTGCAGCGGCCCGAGCTGGCCGACGAGGCCATCCGGCTGGCCCGCATCCTGCAACGGCTGCTCCCGGCCGAACCGGAGGTCACGGGGTTGCTGGCGCTGCTCCTCCTGGTCGACGCCCGCCGCGATGCTCGCGTCGACGACGCCGGCGACCTCGTGCTGCTCGACGACCAGGACCGATCCCGCTGGGACCGCGCCAAGATCGCCGAAGGCCAGGCGCTGGTGCTCGACGCGCTGCGGCACCGGCCGCCCGGGCCGTACGCGCTGCAGGCCGCCATCGCCGCCGTCCACGACGAGGCCCCGACGGCCGCCGCCACCGACTGGCCGCAGATCGTCGGCCTGTACGACGTCCTCCGCGCCACCGCTCCCTCCCCGGTCGTCGACCTCAACCGAGCGGTCGCCGTCGCGATGGCCCACGGCCCGGCGGCGGGGCTCGACCTGCTGGACGAACTGGCGGCGGGCGGCGCGCTGGATCGCTTCCATCCGCTGCACGCCGCCCGCGCCCGGCTGCTGGACCGGCTCGACCGCCCGGCCGACGCGGTCGTGGCCTACCGGCGCGCGGTCGAGCTGTGCGGGAACGACGCCGAGCGCGCGTTTCTCCTGCGCTGCCTCGCCGCCGCCGAGTCGCGCGCCACACCACCCGGCGCTCCCTGACCGGCCCGCTTCGGGCTGGACTGACGGACGACGCGGGCTGGCGGCCGCCCGGCCGGCCGTGAGAGACCGACGGGCCGGCGCGCGCCCGGGCTGGGGCCGCGGGCCCTGTGCTCGACGCCCCGACGGTGGGCTCGTCAGGCCGAGGGGCCGGGGGCGTCGACCAGCTGCCAGCGATCGCCGTCCGCGCCACGGCGCCGGCGCAGCCACCGGTCGCCGAGGACGCCCACCAGAATCCCGCCGGCCACCGCGGGCAGCGCCCACGTCGCCGCGTCCAGCGCACCGTCCGCCGAACCCCCGGCACCGGCCGCACCGCCCGGCGGCGCCTCGGCCCCGGAACCGCCCGCGCCCGCGGCGTCCACGGCGGCACCGTCGGGGTCCTCCTCCGCCGGCCGCTGCCGGGTCCGTCCCATCATCCCGAGGTCGGTCAGGAGTTCGTCGAGCACGTCGACGTCGGCGGGCCGGTGCCAGATCCCGTCGCCGTCCCACTCGATCGGTCCGCCGCCCATGGACTGGGACGTGTGGATCCACTCGGGCCTGCCGTCGTCGTCGAAGGTGATGCGGTCGATGCGCCACGGCTGCACGTCGTGGATCATCCAGGTGACGACGATCTGGTCGCCGCCGATGCCGGGTGGCGCGACGTCGGGCCTCGCCGCGACCGGCTCGGATCCGAGCTGCGACATCAGCGTCGTGTACGCCGAGTTCGTCGTGTGCAGCGATGCGGTGCGGCCGGTGGACGGCGACACCAGCAGCACGCTGGTCGGCCCGCCGGCCGGCGCGGGGGCGGCGGCGAACAGGAGGGCGCCGAGTGCGAGGAGAACGGCGGCCGGACGGGCGAGACGCATGACGGCTCCAGGTGGTCGGGGTCGTTGCCTCGACTACACCGGCCGGGTTCAGCCGGTTCCCAGCGCCGACGCGGCGATCTCGACGGCGCGGCCGCGGTCGCCGGCGCCCTCGAGCCGGAACGTCACGCCGTCGTCGACCCAGACGAGGGTCGGGCCGGCGACGCGCGCCGACTCGGTCCGCTCGCGGCCGTCCGGCGCCAGCAGGACGAGGTCGTGCGGCACGCCGAACCACCACGCGTCCCGGCCGGCCACCGTGAGCGTGGTCGCCGTCGAACCGAGCACCGCCGTCTTGAGATACACCGGCGACAGCGGGTCGGCGACCTGATCGAGCCGGACGGTGCCGGGGCCGGAGCCCCAGCTCAGCGACAGCACACGGTCGTCGGCCGACACCTCGACGCCGTCGGGCGCGCCGAGGACCGGCGGCACGACCGGGGTGAGCCCGGTCCGCTCCGCCGCGGCGTCCAGCGAGAGCCCTGCCGGCGCTGGCTGCGGGGCCGACGCGGACGGCTGCGACGGGCCGGGCCGGACAGCGACCGCGCCGATCCCGAGCCACTCGCCGACGGCGGCCCGCACCGGCGCCGTCAGCCCCAGCGCCACCAGCACCGCGACGGCGACGACCGCGAGCCGGCGCCCCGGGCCGGCGCCCCACGACCACTGCGCGATGCGGCCGGCGGCCAGCCGCAACCGCGTGACCTGGCCGGCGGCCCATGGCCACCGCGCGGCCGGGTCCGGCGTCCGCCGCCACCATGCGGCCCGGGCCGGCGCGGGGGAGGTGTCGAGGCGGTTCAGGACGGACGTGGCCACCTCGGCCGGCGCCGGCCCGGCGTCGTCGATGGCCGTGGCGGCCGAGCGGCCGAGGGCGCGCAGCTCGCGCTCGAGGGCGTCATCCATGGTCAACCTCCTGGGCGGGCGTGGCGGCCGCGGGCGCCAGCTCGGTCCGCAACCGGCGCAGCGCCCGGTGCAGCCGCGACTTCACCGTGCCGCGCGGCCAGCCGAGCACCGTCGCCGTCTCCTCCTCGTCCAGGTCGAGCAGGTACCGGCAGGCGACGACCTGACGTTGCGGCTCGGGCAGCGACCGCAGCGCCGTCATCAGCACCGCGCGCCGCTCGCCCGTCAGCGCCGTCGCCGCGGGGTCGTCGACGGCCATGTCGGCGCCGGCGGCGTCGAGCAGGAAGGATCGGTCCGCCGCCGCGCGGTACCGGCGGGCCGCCCGCGCGTTGTTGCGGGTCTCGTTGAGCACGATCCGCAGCAGCCACGGCCGGAACGGTGCGCCGTCGCGGAAGCTGCCGATGGTGCGGTAGGCCTTGACGAACGCCACCTGGACGACGTCGTCGGCGTCCGGGCCGGCGCCCGCCACCACCGCGAGCCGGCGCGCGTCGGCGGCGTGCCGGCGCACGAGGACGGCGTACGCGTCGGCGTCTCCGGCGCGTACGCGGGCGATGGCGGCCTGCTCGGTCTCGTCGGCGATGGTTCGGTCCTCGTGTCGTCGTTCTGCCGTTCATACACCGCGCGGGCCGCCGCGGTTCCCCGCTGTGCTAGAACGGCGCCGTGCAGCTTCTTCACAAGGGCAAGGTCCGCGACGTCTACTCCGACCGGCCGGGCGAGGTGATCCTCGTGGCGTCGGACCGCGTCTCGGTCTACGACGTCGTGCTGCCGACGCCGATCCCCGACAAGGGGAAGGTGCTGACGTCGCTCTCGCTCTGGTGGTTCGACCAGCTCGCCGACGTCGTCGCGAACCACGTCATCTCCGCCGACGACGTGCCGGACGAGTGGCGCGGCCGGGCCATCCGCTGCCGCCAGGTCGAGATCGTCCCGGTGGAGTGCGTCGCGCGCGGCTACCTCGCCGGCTCCGGCTGGACGTCGTACCAGGAGACCGGCGCGGTGTCCGGGGTGCCGCTGCCGCCCGGCCTGGTCGAGGGTGACCGCCTCCCGGAGCCGATCTTCACGCCGACGACGAAGACGCCGCCCGAGCTGGGCCACGACGAGCCCATGACGTACGCGGAGGTCGAGGCGCAGGTCGGCGCGCCGGTGGCGGCGCAGCTGCGCGACCTCACCCTGACGCTGTACCGGCGGGCGGCGGAGCTGATGGAGCGGCGCGGCATCCTGCTCGTCGACACCAAGGTCGAGTTCGGCCTGGCTCCCGACGAAAGCTTGCTGCTGGCCGACGAGGTCATCACGCCCGACTCGTCCCGGTTCTGGGCGGCGTCGCAGTGGGCGCCGGGGCGGCGTCAGGTCTCCTACGACAAGCAGGTCGTGCGCGACTGGGCGCAGGACCTCGGCACCTGGGACAAGACCCCGCCCGGACCGGCCGTCCCGGACGAGATCGTCGAGAAGACCCGCGCCGTCTACATCGAGATGTACGAGCGCATCACCGGCCGGACGTGGTCCTAGCCGCCCGGTAGTGCTCGCGCTGCGCCGGCTCGAGGTGCTCCATGGCGTAGCGCAGCATGACCCGCGGCATCGTCGCGGCGTGCCGGTCGAGGAAGGCGAGCAACCGGTCGCGGTCGTGGTCGCCGGCCGCGCGCAGCCAGCCGCCGGTCGCCTTGTGCACGAGGTCCTCGGGATCGTCCAGCAGCAGTTCGGCGATCGCGAACGTGTCGCCGACGTCGCCGGCCCTGATGAAGTACGCCGTCGCGGTGATGGCCGTGCGGCGCTCCCACCGGTTCGGCGACCGGGCCAGCTCGTAGAGCACGTCACGCGGCTCGTCGGCCAGGTACCCGCCGACGACGTACGGGGCGGCGAGGTCGACGAGGTCCCAGTTGTCGATGCGATCGTGCCGGCGCAGGTAGAGCTCGTACAGCTCGCGGCGGCGGTCCGGTGACGTCCGCTTGCGGCGGGCCTGCTTGTCCATGACGCTCAGCGCGCCGGCCCGCACCTCGTGGACGTCGGACTCCAGCAGCCGCTCCAGCTCGGCCGGCGGCAGCTCGATGAACTCCTTGGCCAGTGCGAACACCGTCCCCATGCGCACGCCGAGGAAGACGCCGCTGGTGCCGTCCTTGAAGTAGCGCTAGATCTTGCGCAGCTCGTCGTCGGACTGGTGCTCGCGGAGCCGTCGTTCGAACTCCGCGGCGTCGAGGTCGGCCATACCGGATCGTAGCGATTCCCGTCGGGCAACCGTTTCGGTGCCGGCTGAGCCCGGTCGGGCTAACTTCCGGGCTAACCCCTTCCGGCAGAGTGCAGGAGTTCTAGAACCCTGATACTCTACGGAGGCGCGGTTGTGGCATGGGAGGTCTACGTACTCGACGACGTCGAGCAATGGATGTTCGGACTCGACAAACGGGCATTCAACCGAATTCAGCAAGCGATCGATCAGCTGGAGAGCGTCGGCCCGGGGTTGGGGCGTCCCACGGTCGACACGATCAAAGGCAGCCGGCATCCGAACCTGAAGGAGCTGCGGGCCGGAACGGTCCGCATCCTGTTCGCGTTCGACCCCGTCCGCAGGGCGGTGTTGCTGGTGGCCGGCGACAAACTGGGACTCTGGTCGCGGTGGTACAAGGTGGCGGTGCCGCTGGCCGAGCGCAGGTTCGACGACTGGCTGGCGGAGCTGGCCGGGGAGAGGAGCGACGATGGCCGATAAGCCGAAGTGGGTGCGCTGGGAGGACGTCAAGGCCAAGCGGCCCACCACACCGGAGGAGCGCGAGGAGGCACGCCGGGCCAACGAGGCCGAGGTCGCGGCCTGGCGGCTGGCGGAGATCCGCCGCGAGCAGCGCCGGACGCAGGCACAGATCGCCGAGGCCATGGGCGTCGGGCAGCGGCGGGTGTCCGACATCGAGTCGGCGGCGCTGCTCCGCACCGAGGTGTCGACCATCGACTCCTACGTCGCGGCACTCGGCGGCCGGCTGCGCCTCATCGCGGAGTTCGGCGATCAGGTCATCCCGCTGCGCTGACGCAGGTCGGTCAGCCCAGCGCCGCGGGGTTCACCAGGCCGGGCGGCCGGTCGCCGGCCAGGAAGGCGGCCACCGCGGCGGCGCCCAGCTCGGCGGCGCGGTGTGCGGTCTGACGGGTCGCGCCGGCGAGATGGGGCGTCATCACGACGCGGTCCGACCGCAGCAGCGGCCAGTCCGCGGGCGGCGGCTCGGCCGGGAAGACGTCGAAGCCGGCGCCGGCCACGTGGCCGCTGTCCAGCGCCGCCGCGAGCGCGTCGTAGTCGACGAGGCCGCCGCGGGCGGAGTTGACGACGTAGCCGCCCGGCCGCATCGCCGCCAGCGCGGCCGCGTCGATCATCCCGGCGGTCTCCGGGGTGAGCCGCGCGTGCAGGCTGACGACGTCGCTGCGCGACAGCAGCTCGTCCAGGCCGACCAGCGCGACACCGCCGGGCAGCGAGTCGGCCGCGACGAACGGGTCGGCCACCAGCACCTGGGCATCGAACGCCAGCAGCATGCGGGCCACCCGCGACCCGATCGCGCCGTACCCGACCAGCCCCACCGTCGACCCGCCCAGCTCCAGCCCGCACTCGTCGTAGGCGTACAGGTCGCTGCGCCACTCGCCGGCGGCGACGGTGCCGTGGATGCGCGGGATCGCCCGCACCGTGCTCAGGATCAGCGTCAGCGCGTGCTCGGCCGCCGCGACGGCGTTCCGGCCCGGCGTGTTGCACACCAGCACGCCGCGCTCGGTGCACGCGTCGACGTTGACGTTGACGGGGCCGCCGCGGGTGCACACGACCAGCCGCAGCGACGGCGCCGCCGCCAGCACGCGTTTGGTGACCGGCGCCATCTGGGTGACGATCACCTCGGCGTCGCCGGCCAGATCGGACAGTTCGTCCTCGACGTCGGAGGCCTCGTCGACCTCCGCGACCCGGCCGAACGGGACGAGCGGCCAGGGCAGCTCGAGCGTCCGCAGGTCGTGCTCGCCGGCCGCCGCGCGCAGGCGGTCGGCCAGCAGGTCGTTCCGGACGAAGTGGTCCCCGGCCAGCAGGATCCGGTTCATGCGTTCCCTTCCGATGCGTGCGACCAGGTCTCCCGCGCGGCGGCGACCCGGTCGAGGTAGGCGGCGAATCCGTCGTCGTAGTGCGCGCGATGAGTGGTGGACGGCTCGATGGTGTGTGCGGGGACCGGCCAGCCGGGCGTCTCGCCGCGGGCCTCCAGCGCCGACAGCACCGTGCCGTACGCACCGGCCTGCGGCACGTCGACGACGTCCAGCGGGCGGCCGAGCACGTCGGCGAAGAGCTGCGTCCACGCCGCGCTCTGCGCGCCGCCGCCGCAGACGGCCAGTCGCCCGGTCAGCCCGGCCGCGTCGAAGCAGTGCCGCGCCGCGTACGCGAGACCCTCGCAGAGGGCGCGGACGAGATCGGCCCGCGACGTCGCGAGGTGCAGGCCGTCGAACCGGCCGCGCGCGGACGCCTCGACGAACGGCGCGCGCTCGCCCGACGCGGACCAGTACGGCAGCACCGTCACCCCGCGGGCGCCCGGCGGCGACTCGGCCAGCAGCCCGGCCAGCGCCGACACCGGCGCCCCGATCAGCTGCAGCAGCCAGTCCAGTGACGCGGTGCCGACCATCGCCGGCATCGCCCGGATCCACCGCTCCGGCTGCCACGTCGCCAGCAGCAGCCCGGCACGGTGCGGGATCGGACCGGGGTCCGCCGTCATGACCTGGCAGGCCAGCGTGGTCCCGACGATCAGCAGGCCGTCGCCGGGCGCGACCGTGCCGCTGCCGCGGGCCGACGCGAGCAGGTCGTACGGCCCGGCGCTCACCGTCGTCCCGGCGGGCAGCCCGAGCGCGCCCGCCGCACCGTCCGCCAGCCCCGCCGCCGGACCGCCCGGCCCGACGACCGGCGGCAGCAGCTCGCGCCGGTGCTCCAGCCCGGTGAGCCGCAGGACGTCGTCGGACCAGTCGCGCGTCCGCGGGTCGAGGAACGGGTACGACGCGTCGGACAGGTCGACGGCGCGCACGCCGGTGAGCCGCCGGAACACGGTGCCGACGCAGTGCGTGGCGGTGGCGGCGCGGTCGAGGACACCGGGGTCGTCGCGGTCGAGGGCGGCCAGGATCGCCGCCGACGCGCCGGGGAAGATCATGCCGCCGTTCTGGGCGAGAACGGCGTCGGCGGTGCCGTCGCGGTCCCACCGGCGGACGACGTCGGCGGCGCGGCCGTCCAGCCAGGACGCGGCCGGCCGCACCGGGGCGCCGTCGGCGTCGGACAGCCAGCAGCCGTCGCCCTGGCCGGTGAGCGCGACCAGCTCGGGCCGGCCGGGCAGCTCGTCCGCGACGGCCCGGATCACGCTGGTCACCGAGCTGACGACGGCGTCGGCGTCCTGCTCGACGCGGCCGCCGTCGCCGTGGGTCAGCTCGGTCGGGACGCTGTGCACGCACAGCTCGGCGCCGTCGTCTCCGTAACCGACGGCCTTGGTCAGCGTGGTGCCGATGTCGACGCCGATGTACATGCCGCCTCCTCGCGGTCAGGGGGTGTCGAGTGGTGCGACGTGGACGTTCACGCGGCGGTCGCGCAGCGCCCGGACGACGTCCGCGGGCGTGCCGCCGTCGACCACGACGTCGTCGAAGTCGGTGAGCGGCGCCAGTTGGTGCAGCGCGGTGCCGCCGAGTTTGGTGTGGTCCATGAGCAGCACCTTGCGGGTCGCCGAGCGCATCATGGCCCGCTTGACCAGCACGATCTCCTGCTCCTGGTGGTAGGTCAGCCCGCCCGACGCCGCCGACGTCGAGGTCAGCAGCACGTCGGCGCGCAGCGACTCGATCGCCTCGATGCACGGCACGCCCAGGAACGAGTCGTGCGTCGGGTAGTACTCGCCGCCCAGCGAGATCAGCCGGACCCGGTCGGCGCGGCTCATGGCGTTGATGACCTGCAGGAAGTTCGTGATGACGGTGAGCGGTGCGGCGTCGGTGAGCAGTTCCGCGACCCCGAGCGTCGTCGTCGAGTCGTCCAGCATGACCGCCATGCCCGGCTCGATCAGTGTGCGCGCGAACCGGGCGATCGCCGCCTTCTCGGCGCGCGCGGTGCGCAACCGGTAGGCGACGTTGCTCTCGAACACGCTGGACGGCTGGGCGCTGACGCCGCCGTGGAACTTGCGGACGACGCCTTGGCGCTCGAGCTCGTCGAGGTCGCGGTGGACGGTCATGAGGCTGACGCTGAAGGTCTCGGCCAGCTGGCTCGCGGTGACGGAGCCCTCGCGCAGCACGTGGTCGGCGATGCGGTCCTGGCGGACGCTGCGGCTGGTCTGCGTCATCGTCGCGGCGCTTGGTTGTAGTGGTCGAGCATGACGGCCGCGCCGGTGAAGCTGAGCTGCGTCGTCGCCGTCGGGTCCGGGCCGCGCAGGACGGTGCGGTAAGCGCGCAGCGGGATGCCGGTGAGCCGGCAGACGACCAGCCGCATCAGCGTGTTGTGGCAGACGATGAGGACGTGCTGGTCCGGGTGGCGGGCGGCGATCTCGCGCAGCGCCTGCTCCGCGCGGTCCGCGGCGGCCTCCGGGTGCTCGCCGCCGGGCAGGTGGTGGGTGACCGGGTCGCGGACGAACGCGGCGGCGGCCTCGGGGTCGTCGGCGCGCACCTCGGCGAGCGTGCGGCCCTCGGCGTGGCCGAAGTCCAGCTCGCGCAGCCGCGGGTCGACCTCGACCTCCAGCCCGGTGACGTCGGCGACGGCGGCCGCGGTCTGGCGGGAGCGGAGCAGGTCGGACGCGTAGAGGGCGGCGGGCGCGTGCTCCTTCGCGTGGGCGGCGAGCACCTCGGCCTGCGCCCGGCCGACGTCGTCGATGCCGATGTCGCTGGAGCCGGTGTACCGGTTGCCCTCGTGCCAGGGTGTGCGGCCGTGCCGGGCCAGCGTGATGGTGGTCGTCATGGGGCGTACCTGCCGCTCAGCCGCTGCGCGGCGGTCGATGTGGTGGCCTGAGGGTCGCCGGGGCCGTCGCCGTGGCCGTCGTCGTCGACGGGGCGGGCGGCGTCGAGGTGACCGCGCCGGGTGAGCTCGGCGACCAGGCGGTCGTAGCCCTCGGTGAGCCGTTCGTGCGCGACGGCGCGGGGCTCGACGACCGCGCGGCGCCCGACCATCACGGCGGCGCGGTCGGTGACCGTCGCCTTCGCGTCGGCGTGGTGACCGGAGGCGGAGGCGAGCACAGCCATGCCGTACGCCGGCTCCGGCGTGCGCGGGATGACCAGCGGACGTCCGAGCACGTCGGCGCGCAACTGGTTCCAGTAGTCGCTGCGCGTACCACCACCGGTGATACGGATATCACCGTCGGTGGGAGCCCCGAGCGCGGCGAGCCGCTCGAAGCAGAGCCGCTCGACGTAGGCGACGCCCTGGACGACGGCGGCGTAGCGCTCGGCCCGGGACGACGTGGCGCCGAGCTCGAAGCGGGTCGCGTCGGGGCGGACGAACGGGAACCGCTCGCCGCGCGCCGTCAGCGGGTAGATGACGGCACCGGCCGGCTCGAAGCGGCGGCCGGCCTCGGCGGCGAGCGCGTCGAGGTCGTCGTCGGCGAACTCGCCCGCGACGGCGCCCGCCCCGACGTTGGACGCGCCGCCGGGCAGCCAACCGCCGTCGGGGTGGCGGTGGCTGTAGACGGCGCCCGCGGGATCGTCGATGAGCGTGGCCGAGACGCCCTTGAGCACCAGCGTCGTGCCGAGGACGGAGTTCCAGGAGCCGACGGTCAGGGCGCCGGCCGCGATCTGTGCCGCGCACCCGTCCGTCATGCCCGCGACGACCGGGGTGCCGGCCGGGATGCCGGTGTGCTCGGCAGCCGCCGCCGTGACGGTGCCCAGCGTGCTGCCCGGCGGCACGACGGCCGGCAGTGTCGCCGGGTCGACGTCGGCGGCCGCGAGGAGCGCCGCGTCCCACCGTCCGGCCACGACGTCGTAGCCGGATTTCAGCGCGTGGCTGCTGTCGGTGTCGACCCGGTGCCCGACCAGCGCCGCCGCGATGACGTCGGCGCTGTGCAGGACGTGGCGGCCGGACAGCCCGGTGGTCGTATGGTGCCGGAACAGCCAGTCGATCTTCGGCAGCGCCCACGACAGCTGCACGGCGGCACGGGTGACGCCCAGGCGTGCGTTCAGGCGCGCCAGCTCGTCGACCGCGCGAGCGTCGTCGTACATGAGGGCGGGGGTGAGGGGTGCGCCGTTGTCGTCGCCGAGGAGGACGGTGCCCGAGGTGCTGCAGATGGCGACCGCGCCGACGACGACCGCGCCGCCCGTACCGGCCACGCCCGGCCGTTGCGCCGGCGGCAACGCGCCGAACGCCTGCCGCGACGCCTCGCCGACGGCCTCCCACCACTGGTGCGGGTCCTGCTCGTGCCGCCGGTCGCCGTCGCTGCGCCGGTGGCTGGTGAGCCGGGCCGACCCGAGCGCGAGCACCCGCCCGGCGTCGTCCGCGAGGAGGACGCGCACGCTCTGGGTCCCGAGGTCGATGCCCACCCGGATGACGTCAGCCGGCCTCGGATCCATATGCACCCCGTCGCCTCGATGTCTGCGCGTGTCAGCCAGCACGTTATCGCATAGATAACACGTCTGGATGTTAAAGATAACCCATCTGGCGGTGGAACGAAGTGGTGCGCGCCAATGACCGGACACTGCGCCAGACTGTTCCGCATGAAGCCGCCCACCCGTCCCGCCGACGCGCCGTCGCGGCGCACGCTCGCCCGTGAGGCGCGGCAGCAGGCGATCGTGTCGCACGTGGTCGCTCACGGCGTCGCCTCGGTCTCGGAGCTGACCGAGCTGACCGGGGCCAGCGTCATGACGGTCCACCGCGACCTCGACGAGCTGGCCCGCCGCGGCGTCGTGCGGAAGTTCCACGGCGGCGTCTCCGCGCAGCCGTCGA containing:
- a CDS encoding TetR/AcrR family transcriptional regulator, which translates into the protein MPVRRSAEARLELRASLLDHARRLIERDGAAALTMRALAAEAGCAVGLPYKVFGGREDIAAELVGTEFRRLRHEFDAWVATAGTGTVGENLARYARLFIEADTPVFRLVGEGGDTAFDSAVGTVAESSGLLESFGSTVADYLAAEKRLGRVAADVDEHAFGFVVTGAVHNLASAGDGYPRPALDTIERYLHAVAARIVT
- a CDS encoding YciI family protein: MQYLLLIYSEPATEAPAQSQIDAEMAEWFAYDEAIRKSGVYVDGNALEPTTTATTLRLKDGERVVTDGPFAETREVLGGYYLVDVPDLDTALDWAAKCPGSRYGSMEIRPITVFDQG
- a CDS encoding RNA polymerase sigma factor, producing MNGWAADPAEAVFREEWGRLLATLVRWVGDFDLAEEVAADAIAAAVERWPVDGVPDRPGAWLLTTARRRAVDVLRRRQNYAAKLAVLKVEAERDELARLSEPADDAGPDVIGDDRLRLFFTCCHPALAVEARVALTLRYLAGLSTAQVARAFLVPEGTMAQRLVRAKQKIGAAGIPYRVPSATELPGRLPAVLSVVYVVFTEAYTASNGAALQRPELADEAIRLARILQRLLPAEPEVTGLLALLLLVDARRDARVDDAGDLVLLDDQDRSRWDRAKIAEGQALVLDALRHRPPGPYALQAAIAAVHDEAPTAAATDWPQIVGLYDVLRATAPSPVVDLNRAVAVAMAHGPAAGLDLLDELAAGGALDRFHPLHAARARLLDRLDRPADAVVAYRRAVELCGNDAERAFLLRCLAAAESRATPPGAP
- a CDS encoding sigma-70 family RNA polymerase sigma factor, whose amino-acid sequence is MADETEQAAIARVRAGDADAYAVLVRRHAADARRLAVVAGAGPDADDVVQVAFVKAYRTIGSFRDGAPFRPWLLRIVLNETRNNARAARRYRAAADRSFLLDAAGADMAVDDPAATALTGERRAVLMTALRSLPEPQRQVVACRYLLDLDEEETATVLGWPRGTVKSRLHRALRRLRTELAPAAATPAQEVDHG
- a CDS encoding phosphoribosylaminoimidazolesuccinocarboxamide synthase, with the translated sequence MQLLHKGKVRDVYSDRPGEVILVASDRVSVYDVVLPTPIPDKGKVLTSLSLWWFDQLADVVANHVISADDVPDEWRGRAIRCRQVEIVPVECVARGYLAGSGWTSYQETGAVSGVPLPPGLVEGDRLPEPIFTPTTKTPPELGHDEPMTYAEVEAQVGAPVAAQLRDLTLTLYRRAAELMERRGILLVDTKVEFGLAPDESLLLADEVITPDSSRFWAASQWAPGRRQVSYDKQVVRDWAQDLGTWDKTPPGPAVPDEIVEKTRAVYIEMYERITGRTWS
- a CDS encoding type II toxin-antitoxin system RelE/ParE family toxin, encoding MFGLDKRAFNRIQQAIDQLESVGPGLGRPTVDTIKGSRHPNLKELRAGTVRILFAFDPVRRAVLLVAGDKLGLWSRWYKVAVPLAERRFDDWLAELAGERSDDGR
- a CDS encoding helix-turn-helix domain-containing protein translates to MADKPKWVRWEDVKAKRPTTPEEREEARRANEAEVAAWRLAEIRREQRRTQAQIAEAMGVGQRRVSDIESAALLRTEVSTIDSYVAALGGRLRLIAEFGDQVIPLR
- a CDS encoding 2-hydroxyacid dehydrogenase, whose amino-acid sequence is MNRILLAGDHFVRNDLLADRLRAAAGEHDLRTLELPWPLVPFGRVAEVDEASDVEDELSDLAGDAEVIVTQMAPVTKRVLAAAPSLRLVVCTRGGPVNVNVDACTERGVLVCNTPGRNAVAAAEHALTLILSTVRAIPRIHGTVAAGEWRSDLYAYDECGLELGGSTVGLVGYGAIGSRVARMLLAFDAQVLVADPFVAADSLPGGVALVGLDELLSRSDVVSLHARLTPETAGMIDAAALAAMRPGGYVVNSARGGLVDYDALAAALDSGHVAGAGFDVFPAEPPPADWPLLRSDRVVMTPHLAGATRQTAHRAAELGAAAVAAFLAGDRPPGLVNPAALG
- a CDS encoding FGGY family carbohydrate kinase: MYIGVDIGTTLTKAVGYGDDGAELCVHSVPTELTHGDGGRVEQDADAVVSSVTSVIRAVADELPGRPELVALTGQGDGCWLSDADGAPVRPAASWLDGRAADVVRRWDRDGTADAVLAQNGGMIFPGASAAILAALDRDDPGVLDRAATATHCVGTVFRRLTGVRAVDLSDASYPFLDPRTRDWSDDVLRLTGLEHRRELLPPVVGPGGPAAGLADGAAGALGLPAGTTVSAGPYDLLASARGSGTVAPGDGLLIVGTTLACQVMTADPGPIPHRAGLLLATWQPERWIRAMPAMVGTASLDWLLQLIGAPVSALAGLLAESPPGARGVTVLPYWSASGERAPFVEASARGRFDGLHLATSRADLVRALCEGLAYAARHCFDAAGLTGRLAVCGGGAQSAAWTQLFADVLGRPLDVVDVPQAGAYGTVLSALEARGETPGWPVPAHTIEPSTTHRAHYDDGFAAYLDRVAAARETWSHASEGNA